From the genome of Halomonas sp. I5-271120, one region includes:
- a CDS encoding MOSC domain-containing protein translates to MTTSSLRLSALYRYPLKSCAGEALERAQVHQEGIVGDRRLMLARPDGRFITARTHPRLELMQVQLGERTVVLRFPGHRDLELVRADFALAPFATEVWGDRFEALTTSQDADAWCSEILGETAQLLCIGERSPRYRQSIDQRVGFADGYPLLLIGEGSLADLNARLAHSQGTSEGKPHIMAQFRPNLVVAGSDAFAEDGWQRLRIGEVELGVAEPCSRCAMITVDPATGTFLPGKEPLKTLATYRRGEKGKVLFGQNLVVLKEGRLALGDEVEILA, encoded by the coding sequence ATGACCACCTCTTCCCTGCGTTTGTCTGCTCTTTATCGCTATCCGCTCAAGTCTTGTGCTGGAGAGGCGCTCGAACGTGCCCAGGTGCATCAGGAAGGAATCGTCGGGGATCGGCGTCTGATGTTGGCTCGGCCCGATGGGCGCTTCATCACGGCACGGACGCATCCCCGACTAGAGCTGATGCAGGTTCAGCTAGGTGAAAGAACAGTGGTGCTGCGTTTCCCCGGGCATCGGGATCTCGAGCTGGTCCGGGCGGACTTCGCTCTGGCACCATTTGCGACCGAGGTATGGGGTGACCGCTTCGAAGCGCTGACGACCTCGCAAGACGCCGATGCCTGGTGCAGTGAAATATTGGGTGAGACGGCCCAGCTGCTATGTATCGGCGAGCGCTCACCGCGCTATCGACAATCGATCGACCAGCGGGTCGGATTCGCCGACGGCTACCCGCTGCTGCTGATCGGTGAAGGGTCGCTTGCCGACCTTAATGCCCGTCTGGCTCATTCACAGGGAACATCAGAAGGTAAGCCTCACATCATGGCCCAGTTTCGTCCCAACCTGGTGGTGGCCGGTAGCGATGCCTTTGCTGAGGATGGCTGGCAGCGGCTGCGTATCGGGGAGGTAGAGCTTGGGGTTGCAGAACCTTGCTCGCGTTGCGCGATGATTACCGTCGACCCGGCCACTGGAACCTTTTTGCCTGGCAAGGAACCACTCAAGACACTGGCGACCTATCGACGAGGTGAGAAGGGGAAAGTGCTGTTTGGTCAAAATCTGGTCGTGCTGAAAGAGGGCCGTTTGGCGCTCGGTGACGAGGTCGAAATTCTGGCATGA
- a CDS encoding TRAP transporter permease produces the protein MSEDKTRTSASSVDLEDMVASSDSGARKPPGLPGKVLVITAAVWSLFQLWIASPLPFVLEFGVFNATESRSIHLAFALFLAYMAYPATKNSPRDRIPIQDWVLGLLAALAGAYMFIFYEQLAQRPGAPIMQDVIVGVIGILLLLEATRRALGPPLMIVALVFIGYSLAGPYMPGILSHRGVSVSGLINHQWLTTQGVFGIALGVSTSFVFLFVLFGALLDKAGAGNYFIKVAFSLLGHYKGGPAKAAVVASGMTGLISGSSIANVVTTGTFTIPMMKRVGFSSEKAGAVEVASSVNGQIMPPVMGAAAFLMVEYVGISYVEVIKHAFLPALISYIALVYIVHLEALKANMQGLESSNPPKPLVRKVIGFLGGLLLMMITALVVYYGLGWLKPVLGEATPWVVAVGLSVIYIGLLKVGSNYPELETDDPNAPVVKLPQTRPTVMVGLQFILPVVVLVWCLMVERLSPGLSAFWATVFMTFIIVTQRPIMAIFRGQSDLSADIKAGFLDLWDGLVTGARNMIGIGIATATAGIIVGAVSQTGVGLVLADVVEILSMGNLMLILMLTAVLSLILGMGLPTTANYIVVSALLAPVIVTLGEQNGLLVPLIAVHLFVFYFGIMADVTPPVGLASFAAAAVSGGDPLRTGFQAFYYSLRTAALPFLFIFNTDLLLIDVTFLQGILVFVVATIAMLIFAAATQGFMLTRNRWYESILLLLVAFTLFRPGFWMDMIHDPYQSIPPSQFVQALGEMDDDSTLRVQVAGKDAYGDPLTTYMTLPVPEGETGEERLSNFGLELLVKDESLVVDMVAFGSQAEKLGFDFDQQIIEVLAPVDRWSKEWMWIPALGVFGLIVLMQRRRRDGSAKPVSA, from the coding sequence ATGAGCGAAGACAAAACAAGGACCTCAGCCTCGAGCGTCGATCTCGAGGACATGGTGGCGTCCTCGGACTCCGGGGCGCGAAAGCCGCCCGGACTGCCTGGCAAGGTGCTGGTGATTACGGCAGCGGTCTGGTCGTTGTTCCAGCTGTGGATCGCTTCACCGCTACCCTTCGTGCTCGAGTTCGGGGTGTTCAACGCCACCGAGTCGCGCTCGATTCACCTGGCGTTTGCCCTGTTTCTGGCTTACATGGCCTATCCGGCTACCAAAAACTCCCCGCGGGATCGTATCCCCATTCAGGATTGGGTGCTTGGCCTGCTGGCGGCACTCGCCGGTGCCTACATGTTCATTTTCTACGAGCAGCTGGCCCAGCGGCCGGGGGCGCCGATCATGCAGGATGTGATCGTCGGCGTCATCGGCATTCTGCTGCTGCTCGAGGCCACGCGCCGGGCGCTTGGCCCGCCGCTGATGATCGTGGCCCTGGTCTTTATCGGCTACTCGCTTGCCGGTCCCTACATGCCGGGCATTCTGTCCCATCGAGGGGTCAGCGTCTCGGGCTTGATCAACCACCAGTGGCTGACCACCCAGGGGGTGTTCGGCATCGCGCTGGGGGTGTCGACCAGCTTCGTATTTTTGTTCGTATTGTTTGGTGCGCTGCTCGACAAGGCGGGCGCCGGTAACTACTTCATCAAGGTGGCCTTCTCGCTGCTTGGCCACTACAAGGGTGGTCCGGCCAAGGCGGCAGTGGTGGCTTCAGGCATGACCGGCCTGATTTCCGGCTCCTCTATCGCTAACGTGGTGACCACCGGTACCTTTACCATTCCAATGATGAAGCGGGTCGGCTTCTCCTCCGAAAAAGCGGGGGCCGTTGAGGTCGCCTCGTCGGTGAACGGTCAGATCATGCCGCCGGTGATGGGCGCTGCGGCCTTCCTGATGGTCGAGTACGTGGGCATCTCCTATGTGGAAGTTATCAAGCATGCCTTCCTGCCGGCGCTGATTTCCTACATCGCTCTGGTCTATATCGTCCATCTCGAGGCCCTCAAGGCCAACATGCAGGGGCTTGAGAGCAGCAACCCGCCAAAGCCGCTGGTACGCAAGGTCATTGGCTTCCTGGGCGGTCTCTTGCTGATGATGATCACCGCCCTGGTGGTCTATTACGGCTTGGGCTGGCTCAAGCCGGTACTCGGCGAGGCAACCCCCTGGGTGGTAGCTGTGGGTCTGTCGGTGATCTACATCGGGCTGCTCAAGGTTGGCTCCAACTACCCTGAGCTCGAGACCGATGATCCCAATGCACCGGTGGTCAAGCTGCCCCAGACGCGCCCGACCGTGATGGTGGGCCTGCAGTTCATCCTGCCGGTAGTGGTGCTGGTCTGGTGTCTGATGGTCGAGCGGCTGTCGCCAGGGCTGTCGGCCTTCTGGGCCACGGTGTTCATGACCTTCATCATCGTCACCCAGCGCCCGATCATGGCGATCTTCCGCGGTCAGAGCGATCTCTCCGCGGACATAAAAGCAGGTTTCCTCGATCTGTGGGATGGGCTGGTCACCGGTGCCCGCAACATGATCGGCATCGGTATCGCCACAGCCACGGCCGGCATCATTGTCGGGGCCGTATCGCAGACCGGCGTTGGCCTGGTGCTCGCCGACGTGGTCGAGATCCTGTCGATGGGCAACCTGATGCTGATCCTGATGCTCACCGCGGTGCTGAGCCTGATCCTCGGCATGGGCCTGCCAACCACCGCCAACTACATCGTGGTTTCTGCGCTGCTGGCGCCGGTGATCGTAACCTTGGGTGAGCAGAACGGCCTGCTGGTGCCATTGATCGCCGTGCACCTGTTCGTGTTCTATTTCGGCATCATGGCCGACGTCACGCCACCGGTGGGGCTGGCATCCTTTGCCGCCGCTGCTGTATCGGGGGGTGACCCGCTGCGTACCGGTTTCCAGGCGTTCTACTACAGCTTGCGGACTGCTGCGTTGCCGTTCCTGTTCATCTTCAACACCGACCTGCTGTTGATCGACGTGACCTTCCTGCAGGGCATTCTGGTCTTCGTGGTGGCGACAATCGCCATGCTGATCTTTGCCGCGGCGACCCAGGGCTTCATGCTGACCCGCAACCGCTGGTACGAGAGTATCCTGCTGCTGCTGGTGGCCTTCACGCTGTTCCGTCCGGGCTTCTGGATGGACATGATCCACGATCCCTACCAGTCGATACCGCCGAGCCAGTTCGTCCAGGCCCTGGGTGAGATGGATGATGACAGTACGCTGCGTGTCCAGGTGGCGGGTAAGGACGCCTATGGTGATCCACTGACTACCTACATGACATTGCCGGTGCCGGAAGGCGAGACGGGGGAAGAACGCCTGTCCAACTTCGGCCTGGAGCTACTGGTCAAGGATGAAAGCCTGGTCGTCGATATGGTCGCCTTCGGCAGTCAGGCCGAGAAACTTGGCTTCGACTTCGATCAGCAGATCATCGAGGTGCTGGCACCTGTGGATCGTTGGTCCAAGGAGTGGATGTGGATTCCGGCCCTCGGGGTCTTTGGCCTGATCGTGCTGATGCAGCGGCGTCGCCGCGATGGCTCGGCCAAACCGGTGTCCGCCTAA
- a CDS encoding TRAP transporter large permease — protein MSPDVWMILAFAGLLIAGVPVAFALGLSGALGIVLGLPATMLATLGTNTYNSVAKYPLIAIPLFILTGLIFERAGVAARLVRFAQALIGPRHGGLALVAVLVCMIMGGMSGSGPADAAAVAMVMLPSMTRAGYPKPFSATLIAASASTAILIPPSVALILYSIVVPGVDLRALFAAGLFPGMLAGAALLVPAWWLSRRYGWESPQSVSRPALGESFRQALPALFAPVLILGGLRSGLFTPTEAAVAAVTYGVIVGIFLTRELDWRELWRLFGEAAVITGVVMLIIALAGIFAWAGTMLGTFRHLAEWIIGLSDNGAWLLVLIMLAVLLAGMVLDAISIYLIMMPILIPVMEHFGWHPVWFGILLAMNIAIGQFTPPVAVNLMVTTEVAKIRLEQTVGWALIFVVAMAAALALVAVFPSIALWLPGVLGYNV, from the coding sequence ATGAGTCCTGATGTATGGATGATCCTGGCGTTCGCTGGGCTTTTGATCGCTGGGGTGCCGGTAGCTTTTGCGCTTGGCCTGTCAGGCGCCCTGGGCATCGTGCTGGGATTGCCGGCGACGATGCTGGCGACCCTGGGCACCAACACCTACAACAGCGTCGCCAAGTATCCGCTGATCGCCATTCCTCTATTTATCCTCACCGGGCTGATCTTCGAGCGTGCCGGGGTGGCCGCCCGCCTGGTGCGCTTCGCCCAGGCGCTGATCGGGCCTCGCCATGGCGGGCTTGCGCTGGTCGCGGTGCTTGTTTGCATGATCATGGGCGGGATGAGTGGTTCGGGGCCAGCAGATGCGGCGGCCGTGGCCATGGTGATGCTGCCGAGCATGACCCGCGCCGGCTACCCGAAGCCTTTCTCGGCAACGCTGATCGCGGCCTCTGCCTCCACGGCGATCCTGATTCCGCCGTCGGTGGCGCTGATTCTGTATTCGATCGTGGTGCCGGGGGTCGACCTGCGCGCGCTGTTTGCCGCCGGGCTTTTCCCGGGCATGCTCGCCGGTGCGGCCCTGCTAGTGCCTGCCTGGTGGCTGTCGCGGCGCTATGGCTGGGAGTCGCCGCAGAGCGTGTCGCGCCCGGCGCTGGGGGAGAGTTTCCGTCAGGCGCTGCCAGCGCTCTTCGCGCCGGTGCTGATCCTGGGTGGGCTGCGCTCGGGGCTGTTTACGCCCACCGAGGCGGCTGTGGCGGCGGTCACCTACGGGGTCATCGTGGGCATCTTCCTGACCCGTGAGCTCGACTGGCGGGAGCTTTGGCGACTGTTCGGCGAGGCCGCGGTGATCACCGGGGTGGTGATGCTGATCATCGCGCTGGCCGGGATCTTCGCCTGGGCCGGCACTATGCTGGGTACCTTTCGACATCTGGCCGAATGGATCATTGGCCTGTCCGACAATGGCGCCTGGCTGCTGGTGTTGATCATGCTGGCGGTGTTGCTGGCGGGGATGGTGCTGGACGCGATCTCGATCTACCTGATCATGATGCCGATCCTGATTCCGGTCATGGAGCATTTTGGTTGGCATCCGGTGTGGTTCGGCATCCTGCTGGCCATGAATATCGCCATCGGCCAGTTTACCCCGCCGGTGGCGGTAAACCTGATGGTCACCACCGAAGTGGCGAAGATTCGCCTCGAACAGACCGTGGGTTGGGCGCTGATCTTCGTGGTCGCCATGGCGGCTGCGCTTGCCCTGGTGGCGGTCTTTCCGTCGATCGCTCTTTGGCTGCCTGGCGTTCTGGGATATAACGTCTAG
- a CDS encoding molybdopterin-dependent oxidoreductase: MNPIAHSLAWCLLAGLSVVAAHADPLSLPKPEGKVLLEISGDIRYTNAGDKARFDREMLDALPSRVVSTHTPWTDRERQFRGPLLRDLLSRVGAHGDQLRVEALNHFSGEIPVSDVQDYAVILAMTMDGEPLAIRDFGPLFVLYPFDENPELNTENIRYRSVWQVAKIHVH, translated from the coding sequence ATGAACCCGATCGCCCACTCCCTGGCCTGGTGCCTCCTTGCAGGCCTTAGCGTTGTCGCCGCTCACGCTGATCCACTGTCCTTGCCCAAGCCTGAAGGCAAGGTGCTGCTCGAAATCAGCGGCGATATTCGCTACACCAACGCCGGCGACAAGGCCCGCTTCGATCGAGAGATGCTTGATGCGCTGCCTAGCCGTGTCGTGAGTACCCACACACCCTGGACGGATCGGGAACGGCAATTTCGAGGCCCGCTGCTTAGGGATCTTTTGTCCCGGGTCGGTGCTCACGGCGACCAGCTGCGAGTCGAGGCCCTGAACCATTTTTCGGGGGAGATACCGGTCAGTGATGTTCAGGATTACGCGGTCATCCTGGCCATGACCATGGACGGTGAGCCATTGGCGATTCGCGACTTCGGGCCACTCTTCGTGTTATACCCCTTCGATGAGAATCCTGAACTCAATACCGAGAATATCCGCTATCGAAGTGTATGGCAGGTTGCCAAGATCCATGTCCACTAA
- a CDS encoding macro domain-containing protein — translation MTPAVEIECHQGDIAHQPDMDAVVNAANAQLMPGGGVAGALHRAAGPGLADDCRPLAPIRPGQAVITSAHGLPNRHVIHCLGPVYGRDEPSDMLLASCYREAIALAEGHGLASIAFPALSTGAFGYPMNEATWVALTTVLMEAPHCRHLRRVRFVLHDAASLTLYRQTLTLLENAASP, via the coding sequence ATGACACCTGCCGTCGAGATCGAATGCCACCAGGGTGACATCGCCCACCAGCCCGACATGGACGCGGTGGTCAATGCCGCCAATGCGCAGCTGATGCCGGGCGGCGGAGTCGCCGGCGCCCTGCACCGGGCCGCCGGCCCGGGCCTCGCCGACGATTGTCGTCCGCTGGCACCGATCCGCCCCGGCCAGGCGGTAATTACCAGCGCCCATGGTTTGCCGAACCGCCACGTGATTCACTGCCTGGGGCCGGTCTATGGCCGCGACGAGCCCTCGGACATGCTGCTTGCCAGTTGCTACCGAGAGGCCATCGCCCTTGCCGAGGGTCACGGGCTCGCTTCCATCGCCTTTCCCGCTCTGTCCACCGGCGCTTTCGGCTACCCTATGAACGAAGCCACTTGGGTGGCCCTGACCACGGTACTGATGGAAGCCCCGCACTGCCGCCACCTGCGCCGGGTGCGTTTCGTTCTCCACGATGCCGCGAGCCTGACGCTCTATCGCCAGACCCTGACCTTGCTCGAGAACGCGGCATCGCCCTGA
- a CDS encoding TRAP transporter small permease, giving the protein MKSQPDARPERVLATLSLVIIALISLANVVVRYITDASFAFTEEFSVFLLVVLTFAGASVALRRNGHIRISLLERALPAAPRRVLIVFQWLCSATVLSLIVWFGGKLAWDEYHWQSLSPGLGLPQWWYIVWLPVLAALMLLRLSQQCLDRLRGGIEDES; this is encoded by the coding sequence ATGAAGAGCCAACCCGATGCCAGACCCGAGCGGGTGCTGGCTACCTTGTCGCTTGTAATTATCGCGTTGATCAGCCTGGCGAATGTCGTCGTGCGCTACATCACCGATGCCTCTTTCGCCTTCACCGAGGAATTCTCGGTATTCCTGCTGGTCGTGCTGACCTTTGCCGGTGCGTCGGTGGCGCTGCGTCGCAACGGCCATATCCGCATCAGCCTGCTCGAACGTGCCTTGCCGGCGGCGCCGCGACGGGTGCTGATCGTCTTCCAATGGCTTTGCAGTGCCACGGTACTGAGCCTGATCGTGTGGTTTGGCGGCAAGCTGGCCTGGGATGAATATCACTGGCAGTCGCTGTCGCCGGGGCTGGGGCTGCCGCAGTGGTGGTACATCGTCTGGCTGCCTGTTCTTGCCGCACTGATGCTGCTGCGGCTGAGCCAGCAGTGCCTGGATCGCCTGCGCGGAGGCATCGAAGATGAGTCCTGA
- a CDS encoding DUF4124 domain-containing protein: MKAVNRAAHLRHETMKGSALTRLGVCLVLVGWAMAAQAQVYSWQDEEGQWHFSDHSPDGGGEQRSLDELPDINSMRPPGASPYRPVPSSRPSSGKTQGFASAVNPRCERLEQRLESVQQQLRAGYEEPRGNRLRAARRELAAAYRRECRD; this comes from the coding sequence ATGAAAGCAGTGAACCGAGCGGCGCATCTGCGCCATGAGACGATGAAAGGTTCGGCCCTGACCCGCCTAGGGGTGTGCCTGGTGCTTGTTGGGTGGGCAATGGCGGCTCAGGCACAGGTCTATTCCTGGCAGGATGAGGAGGGCCAGTGGCATTTCTCTGATCACTCTCCCGACGGCGGCGGTGAGCAACGCAGCCTTGATGAGTTGCCGGATATCAATAGTATGCGTCCGCCCGGCGCCTCTCCCTATCGCCCGGTGCCGTCGTCGCGGCCTTCTAGTGGAAAGACGCAGGGCTTTGCCAGTGCGGTGAATCCTCGCTGCGAAAGGCTCGAGCAGCGCCTCGAATCCGTCCAGCAACAGCTGCGGGCCGGGTACGAGGAGCCTCGTGGCAATCGGCTGCGGGCCGCCCGGCGTGAGCTTGCCGCGGCCTATCGCCGCGAGTGCCGCGATTAG
- a CDS encoding TAXI family TRAP transporter solute-binding subunit, giving the protein MKRHAITAAAVSGMLMGAAMFSSPVVAQERFITIGTGGQTGVYYVVGQSICRLVNRLEDSDIKCNAPSTGGSVANINGIKSGELDMGVAQSDVQYQAYNGTGNFAGDAYPELRAVFRVHGEPLTLLARADSGIETLDDLEGKRVNIGNPGSGQRNTMEQVMEAKGWTEDTFSLASQLDAAEQAAALADNNIDAMVYVVGHPNGSIQEATTTVDAKLIPLDGPAIDGLVEEYPYYSKVLIPGGLYKGNDEDVTTFGVAATFVTKASVDEDIIYQTVKAVFDNFDRFKRLHPAFANLKEEEMVTQGLSAPLHPGAARYYRERGWIE; this is encoded by the coding sequence ATGAAACGCCATGCAATCACTGCTGCAGCCGTCTCCGGCATGCTGATGGGTGCCGCCATGTTCTCCTCGCCGGTCGTAGCGCAGGAGCGCTTCATCACGATCGGTACTGGCGGTCAAACCGGCGTCTATTATGTCGTCGGTCAGTCGATCTGCCGTCTCGTGAACCGTCTCGAAGACTCAGATATCAAGTGTAACGCGCCGTCCACCGGCGGTTCTGTGGCCAACATCAACGGCATCAAGTCCGGTGAGCTGGACATGGGTGTGGCTCAGTCCGACGTGCAGTACCAGGCCTATAACGGTACCGGCAACTTTGCAGGCGACGCCTACCCCGAGCTGCGTGCGGTCTTCCGCGTGCACGGCGAGCCTCTGACGCTGCTGGCCCGCGCTGACTCCGGCATCGAAACTCTCGATGATCTGGAAGGCAAGCGCGTCAACATCGGTAACCCGGGTTCTGGCCAGCGCAACACCATGGAACAGGTCATGGAAGCCAAGGGCTGGACCGAGGACACCTTCTCGCTGGCGTCTCAGCTTGATGCCGCTGAGCAGGCTGCCGCCCTGGCCGACAACAACATCGACGCCATGGTCTATGTGGTTGGTCACCCCAACGGTTCCATCCAGGAAGCCACCACAACCGTGGATGCCAAGCTGATCCCGCTGGATGGCCCGGCTATCGACGGTCTGGTCGAAGAGTATCCGTATTACTCGAAGGTGTTGATCCCGGGTGGTCTTTACAAGGGCAACGACGAGGACGTGACCACCTTCGGCGTGGCAGCGACCTTCGTGACCAAGGCCTCCGTGGATGAGGACATCATCTATCAGACCGTCAAGGCGGTGTTCGACAACTTCGATCGCTTCAAGCGTCTGCACCCTGCATTCGCTAATCTGAAAGAAGAAGAAATGGTCACCCAGGGGCTGTCGGCTCCGCTGCATCCGGGTGCGGCTCGCTACTATCGCGAGCGTGGCTGGATCGAGTGA
- a CDS encoding universal stress protein, with protein sequence MYQKILLPLDLNEEASWERALPTALALCHTFGASLHLVTVLPDYRMPLVGSYFPADFSEKAHKALTDAQHAFVQQHIPSDITVQCAIAEGSPWEAIIDTAKKLDIDLVVMASHNKRKFADYVLGPNAEHVVHHSKMSVMIVR encoded by the coding sequence ATGTATCAGAAAATCCTGCTGCCGCTGGATCTCAACGAGGAGGCGTCCTGGGAAAGGGCGCTGCCCACCGCCTTGGCCTTGTGTCACACCTTCGGCGCCTCGCTGCACTTGGTGACCGTGCTGCCTGACTACCGCATGCCGCTGGTCGGGTCCTATTTCCCTGCTGACTTCAGCGAGAAGGCGCATAAGGCGCTAACCGATGCTCAGCATGCGTTCGTACAGCAGCACATACCCAGCGATATCACCGTGCAATGTGCTATCGCCGAGGGCTCTCCCTGGGAAGCCATCATCGATACCGCCAAGAAACTCGATATTGACCTAGTGGTGATGGCCTCGCACAACAAGCGCAAGTTCGCCGACTACGTCCTTGGCCCCAATGCCGAGCATGTGGTGCATCACAGCAAAATGTCGGTAATGATTGTGCGGTGA
- a CDS encoding histone deacetylase, translated as MPLTPAMPLPLIHHPGYTIELPPRHPFPMAKFRVLRNTLAADENEIRAEWITPQAANETSLARVHTPDYLRAFLGGSLSEAAQRRSGFRWSEALVERTLLEVGGTLASVEAALDTGLACNTAGGTHHAHADAASGYCLINDLAVAAAHALAKRWVARILIVDLDVHQGDGTARLFRHNHRIFTFSMHGAANFPARKQHSDLDIALPRGTGDDDYLAHLKASLPQLLAQFAPDLVLYDAGVDVHADDRLGHLALSDTGLFARDHYVLATCREAGLPVAAVIGGGYDRDLEALADRHAQLHRAASTLT; from the coding sequence ATGCCCCTAACGCCCGCCATGCCACTGCCGCTGATCCATCACCCTGGCTACACCATCGAGCTTCCCCCGCGTCATCCCTTTCCGATGGCCAAGTTTCGGGTGCTGCGAAACACCTTGGCCGCCGATGAGAACGAAATTCGTGCTGAGTGGATCACTCCACAAGCGGCGAACGAGACAAGCCTGGCTCGAGTCCATACGCCCGACTACCTGCGGGCCTTTCTCGGCGGCTCCCTGAGTGAGGCTGCCCAGCGACGCAGCGGTTTTCGCTGGTCCGAGGCGCTGGTCGAGCGCACCCTGCTCGAAGTCGGCGGCACGCTGGCAAGCGTCGAAGCGGCGCTCGATACCGGCCTTGCCTGCAATACCGCTGGCGGCACTCACCATGCGCATGCCGATGCCGCCAGCGGCTACTGTCTGATCAATGATCTCGCGGTCGCCGCGGCCCATGCGCTGGCCAAGCGATGGGTCGCGCGCATCCTGATTGTCGATCTGGACGTGCATCAGGGCGACGGCACCGCACGCCTTTTTCGCCACAATCACCGGATATTCACTTTCTCGATGCACGGCGCGGCGAACTTCCCGGCTCGCAAGCAGCATAGCGATCTGGACATCGCCCTGCCCCGTGGCACCGGTGATGATGACTACCTCGCACACCTCAAGGCGAGCCTGCCACAACTGCTGGCCCAGTTCGCGCCTGACCTGGTGCTCTATGATGCCGGCGTAGATGTGCATGCCGATGATCGACTCGGCCACCTGGCATTGAGTGATACAGGCCTGTTCGCCCGGGATCATTACGTGCTGGCAACCTGTCGCGAAGCGGGTTTGCCGGTCGCGGCGGTGATCGGTGGCGGTTATGACCGCGACCTCGAGGCGCTGGCCGACCGCCACGCCCAGCTGCATCGCGCCGCCAGCACGCTGACCTGA
- a CDS encoding DUF2189 domain-containing protein, giving the protein MNAAATKGPKPSDYNVKISINPVGMDRPRAWLVSGFQDFRDATVVSLAYGMFWVGLSLAMTLAAFTLDLWHWLLPLVAGFMFLGPLVAVGAYGISRALEEHRTPTMGDAFGAWSAHTGQLAMMGLMMMIFFLAWIRLATLLFALFFGFEVPSPDTLYTSLLTTSEGLSMLLVGTAAGAVLAFGAFSISVVAIPTLMDQDLTFMEGIEASLKAVAQNFRPMLLWAAILTGSVLLGVVTFYIGLAVILPVLGHASWHAYEDLVKVEIIEPPTH; this is encoded by the coding sequence ATGAATGCAGCTGCCACGAAGGGCCCCAAGCCTTCTGACTACAACGTCAAGATCAGCATCAACCCGGTGGGTATGGATAGACCCAGAGCCTGGCTGGTTTCCGGTTTTCAGGACTTTCGCGATGCCACTGTCGTTAGCTTGGCCTATGGCATGTTCTGGGTGGGCCTTAGCCTGGCGATGACCCTCGCGGCCTTTACCCTCGACCTTTGGCACTGGTTGCTGCCGTTGGTGGCCGGTTTCATGTTCCTCGGCCCTCTGGTGGCGGTAGGTGCCTACGGGATCAGCCGTGCCCTCGAGGAACATCGGACACCGACCATGGGCGATGCCTTTGGTGCCTGGAGTGCCCATACCGGTCAGTTGGCGATGATGGGCCTGATGATGATGATCTTTTTCCTCGCCTGGATTCGGCTGGCGACGCTGCTGTTCGCACTTTTCTTTGGTTTCGAAGTGCCAAGCCCCGATACGCTCTACACCTCCTTGCTGACCACCTCAGAAGGGCTGAGCATGCTGTTGGTGGGCACGGCGGCGGGTGCGGTACTGGCCTTCGGAGCATTCTCGATCAGTGTCGTCGCCATTCCGACACTGATGGATCAGGACCTGACCTTCATGGAGGGCATCGAGGCCAGCCTCAAGGCCGTGGCGCAGAATTTCCGTCCCATGCTGCTATGGGCCGCGATTCTTACTGGCAGCGTACTGCTTGGCGTGGTGACCTTCTACATAGGCCTGGCCGTGATCCTGCCGGTGCTGGGTCATGCCAGTTGGCATGCCTACGAAGACCTGGTAAAGGTCGAGATCATCGAGCCTCCGACCCACTGA